CAGGTACTCGCGGCGGTCCGGGTCGGCGACGCGGCCGTCCGGGCCCACGACGTCGGGGAACGCGGCCCCGTTCTCGGTGACCAGCAGATCCAGGCCCGGTGCCTCGCGGGCCATCCGCACCAGCAGCTCGGTCATCCCGCGCGGGTCGATGCCCCAGCCCATGTCGGTCTTGCGGCCGGGGCGGAACGGGAACTCGACGTCCTCGCACGCGATCCACGGGCTCGCCGCCCCGTCGCCGTGGCCGTCGGCGTACTCCTTGGGCCGCTCCCGCGTCCAGTGCCGCACGACGGTGGGGGAGTAGTAGTTCACCCCCAGCACGTCGACGCCCCCCGCGGCGACGAGCTGCAGGTCACCGGGCCGCACGAACCCCCAGTCGGTGACGCCCGCGGTGTCGGCGAGCACGTCGGCGGGGTAGCGGCCGCGCAGCAGGGGGTCCAGGAACACCCGGTTCTGCAGACCGTCGACGCGGCGGGCGGCGTCGGCGTCGAGCGGCGAGTCGGTCTCCGGGCGCACCCACACCAGGTTCAGGCTGATCGAGATCCGGGCGTCCGGCACGGCCGCCCGGATCGCGGCCGCGCCGAGGCCGTGGGCCAGGTTGAGGTGGTGCACCGCGGCGAGCGCCGCGGCGTCCTCGGTGCGCCCCGGCGCGTGCACGCCGCTGGCGTAGCCGAGGTAGGCGGTGCACCACGGCTCGTTGAGCGTGATGAACAGCCGCACCCGGTCACCCAGCGCCGCGGCGACCACGCCGGCGTACTCGGCGAACCGCTCCGCCGTCGCCCGGGAGGTCCAGCCGCCCGCGTCCTCCAGGGCCTGCGGGAGGTCCCAGTGGTAGAGCGTGACGGCCGGGGTGATGCCGGCGGCCAGCAGGGCGTCGACCAGGTCCGAGTAGAACGCCAGCCCCTCGGGGTTCACCGGGCCCAGCCCGTCGGCGGTGACCTGCGGCGTGATCCGCGACCAGGACACCGAGAACCGGTAGGAGGTGAGGCCGAGCCGGGCCATCAGGGCCACGTCGTCGCGGAAGCGGTGGTAGTGGTCGACGGCGACGTCCCCGGTGTCGCCGTCGACCACCCGGCCCGGGGTGTGGGAGTAGGTGTCCCAGATCGACGGCGTGCGCCCGCCCTCCGCGGCGGCCCCCTCGATCTGGTACGCGGCGGTGGCCGAGCCCCACAGGAAGCCGGTCGGGAACGTCAGCGGTGCGGTGACCGGCCCTGCGTGCGTGCTGGTCACCGGGTGCGTGGTGGTCAAGCGGGTCATCCCTTCACGGCGCCGGCGATGATGCCGCCGACGATCTGACGGCCCAGCAGCAGGAAGACCACGATCACCGGCAGCGTCCCGACGAGGGTGCCCGCCATGATCACCGAGGTGTCCGGGACGTACCCGCTGCCGAGGTTGTTGAGGGCCACCTGGACGGTGGGGTTGGACGAGTTGAGCGTGATGACCGGCCAGAAGAAGTCGTTCCAGGCCGTCATGAACGTGAGCATCGCGAGCACCGCCATGCCCGGGCGGGCGATCGGCAGCACGATCGAGACGAACGTCCGCAGGGAGGTGGCCCCGTCGACCTTCGCCGCGTCGAGCAGCTCGTCGGGCAGCGTCTGCACGAGGTACTGACGCATGAAGAACACCCCGAACGCCGCCACCAGCGACGGCAGGATCACCGAGCTGAGCTCGCCGGCCAGCCCGAGGTTCGCCATCAGCGCGTAGAGCGGGACGACGCCGAGGCTCGGCGGGATCATCATCGTGCCCAGCGCCACCGCGAACAGCGTCGCGCGGCCGCGGAAGCGCAGCTTGGCGAACGCGAAGCCGGCCAGGGTGCACAGCAGCACCGTGCTGACCGTGATCACGCCGGAGACGATCGTGGAGTTCACCAGCGCGAGGCCGATGTCCTGCGAGTCGATCGCCTTGACGATGTTGGACCACAGGTCCGGGCCCGGCGTCAGCGGCGGCGGCGTCCGGTTCATCTCCGCCATCGGCCGGCTGGCCGCGACGATCATGTAGTAGAAGGGGACGAGGAAGACGAACGCGGTGACCCCGAGCAGGACGTAGCTCAGCGGACCCGCGGAGTCGTTGCGGCGCAGCCGCTTGCGCGACGTCGCCGGCGGCACCGGCGTGACGGGCGGTCGTTCCAGGGTCGCGGTCACTTCGGGGCCCTCCGCTTCGCCAGCCGGGTGTTGACCAGGACCAGCACGATGATCAGCAGGAAGGTCACCCACGCGACGGTCGCGGCGCGGCCGAGGCTGCCGTAGGTCCAGCCCTGCTGGTACATGAACAGCCCGAGGGTCTGGTACTGCCCGAGCGCGCCGCCGTCGGGCTTCCCGCCGCCGAAGATCAGCGGCTCGCCGAAGAGCTGGCTGGCCCCGATCGTCGAGACGACGATCGTGAACAGGATCGTCGGCCGCAGTCCGGGCAGCGTGACGTGCCGGAACTGCTGCCAGCGGCTCGCCCCGTCCAGCGCGGCGGCCTCGTAGAGGTCCTGGCTGATCGACTGCATGCCGGCCAGGTAGATCAGGGCGTTGTAGCCGGTCCAGCGCCAGATGACGATGACCGAGATGGCGACCTGGGCCGTCCAGTCGCCGTTGCGCCAGTCGACCGCGTCGACGCCGACGATGCCGAGCAGCCAGTTGACGGCCCCGGCGTCGCGGCCGAAGAGCTGCGCGAACACCAGCGCCGCGGCCGCCACCGACGTGGCGTACGGCATGATCATCGAGACGCGGAAGAAGGTGCGGCCCCGCATCCGGTAGTTGAGCAGGTGCGCGAGGCCCAGTGCCAGCGCGAGCTGCGGCACCGTCGACAGGACGCCGATGGTGAACGTCTTCCACAGCGCGTTGTAGAACTCCGGATTGGACAGCAGCCAGGTGTAGTTGTCCAGCCCCAGCCACTCCATGTCCGAC
This sequence is a window from Pseudonocardia petroleophila. Protein-coding genes within it:
- a CDS encoding GH1 family beta-glucosidase, with the protein product MTRLTTTHPVTSTHAGPVTAPLTFPTGFLWGSATAAYQIEGAAAEGGRTPSIWDTYSHTPGRVVDGDTGDVAVDHYHRFRDDVALMARLGLTSYRFSVSWSRITPQVTADGLGPVNPEGLAFYSDLVDALLAAGITPAVTLYHWDLPQALEDAGGWTSRATAERFAEYAGVVAAALGDRVRLFITLNEPWCTAYLGYASGVHAPGRTEDAAALAAVHHLNLAHGLGAAAIRAAVPDARISISLNLVWVRPETDSPLDADAARRVDGLQNRVFLDPLLRGRYPADVLADTAGVTDWGFVRPGDLQLVAAGGVDVLGVNYYSPTVVRHWTRERPKEYADGHGDGAASPWIACEDVEFPFRPGRKTDMGWGIDPRGMTELLVRMAREAPGLDLLVTENGAAFPDVVGPDGRVADPDRREYLRTHIAAVHAAITAGAPVVGYCVWSLLDNFEWAWGYGKRFGIVHVDYTTQERTVKDSALFYADVIRANAVQP
- a CDS encoding carbohydrate ABC transporter permease codes for the protein MTATLERPPVTPVPPATSRKRLRRNDSAGPLSYVLLGVTAFVFLVPFYYMIVAASRPMAEMNRTPPPLTPGPDLWSNIVKAIDSQDIGLALVNSTIVSGVITVSTVLLCTLAGFAFAKLRFRGRATLFAVALGTMMIPPSLGVVPLYALMANLGLAGELSSVILPSLVAAFGVFFMRQYLVQTLPDELLDAAKVDGATSLRTFVSIVLPIARPGMAVLAMLTFMTAWNDFFWPVITLNSSNPTVQVALNNLGSGYVPDTSVIMAGTLVGTLPVIVVFLLLGRQIVGGIIAGAVKG
- a CDS encoding carbohydrate ABC transporter permease, translating into MRTPPGAGTPWRTRLFQVEERSAPYAYVAPFFLLFAAFGLFPLIYTAWISLHSYRLGSDMEWLGLDNYTWLLSNPEFYNALWKTFTIGVLSTVPQLALALGLAHLLNYRMRGRTFFRVSMIMPYATSVAAAALVFAQLFGRDAGAVNWLLGIVGVDAVDWRNGDWTAQVAISVIVIWRWTGYNALIYLAGMQSISQDLYEAAALDGASRWQQFRHVTLPGLRPTILFTIVVSTIGASQLFGEPLIFGGGKPDGGALGQYQTLGLFMYQQGWTYGSLGRAATVAWVTFLLIIVLVLVNTRLAKRRAPK